One window from the genome of Mucilaginibacter ginsenosidivorans encodes:
- a CDS encoding QcrA and Rieske domain-containing protein, with protein MERSEFLAKFGITMAAVCAGCSLAGCGSKSSDPNPGGVNIGGATPPPTTGSGNLFTVDLSSQLTSIGSSKTQSGVIIVRIADGNDPSSFTAVQVACTHQGTAINYNNGQQRFICPAHGSEFSKSGAVLVGPASTSLHQYTVSVDGTTLTVSA; from the coding sequence ATGGAAAGAAGTGAATTTTTAGCCAAGTTTGGCATTACTATGGCCGCCGTGTGCGCCGGTTGCAGCCTCGCCGGCTGCGGATCAAAAAGCAGCGATCCTAATCCGGGCGGGGTTAACATAGGCGGGGCCACACCGCCCCCGACGACAGGGAGCGGAAACTTATTTACGGTCGATCTGAGTAGCCAGCTTACCAGCATAGGAAGTTCGAAAACTCAATCGGGTGTAATTATAGTCAGGATAGCAGATGGGAACGACCCGAGCTCATTTACCGCTGTACAGGTTGCGTGTACACACCAGGGAACAGCAATTAACTATAACAACGGGCAGCAACGATTTATTTGCCCGGCTCATGGAAGCGAGTTCAGCAAGTCAGGAGCAGTATTGGTTGGTCCTGCTTCTACATCGCTGCACCAGTATACGGTATCCGTAGATGGTACCACGCTTACTGTTTCAGCCTGA
- a CDS encoding substrate-binding domain-containing protein: MKSISVRIKDVAEKAGVSTGTVDRVLHNRGKVAADVERRVLQVLKEMNYEPNLIARALGSNKTYRVAALLPDPAYDDYWKAPKEGVEAAEVALKQYGLHVEQYLFNPYDVSCYIEKAKQVTLSGADGIFLSPIFYRETMPFFSQWQEQNIPYVLFNTHIAEAEALSYVGQNSYQSGVLAGKLIHYGQPQPCSILVAHIDEEISNAAHLSKKEQGLRDYFKQNDPETRYNIVVISLNRCDQAQFSRELDDVLGKNPGIRSIYITTSKAYDIAGHLEQKQLSHIKLVGYDLLPKNLHYLNTGQISFLINQNPKGQGYWGIHQLANHLVFKKETAELKYLPLDIVTKENASYYTRPEVIYGNHVQAV; the protein is encoded by the coding sequence ATGAAAAGTATATCTGTCAGGATAAAAGACGTTGCGGAAAAAGCCGGTGTATCTACAGGTACCGTCGACCGTGTATTACACAACCGTGGTAAAGTAGCGGCCGATGTGGAGCGCCGGGTGTTGCAGGTGCTTAAAGAAATGAACTACGAGCCGAACCTTATTGCACGGGCCCTTGGTTCAAACAAAACTTACCGCGTTGCCGCTTTGCTGCCTGATCCGGCCTACGACGATTATTGGAAAGCGCCAAAAGAGGGCGTTGAGGCTGCTGAAGTTGCTTTGAAGCAATACGGGCTGCATGTAGAACAATACCTTTTTAATCCTTACGACGTAAGTTGCTATATCGAAAAAGCAAAGCAGGTAACGTTAAGTGGTGCCGATGGCATCTTTCTCTCCCCCATTTTTTACAGGGAAACGATGCCTTTTTTCAGCCAATGGCAGGAACAAAATATCCCTTATGTGCTTTTTAACACACATATAGCCGAGGCTGAAGCTTTGAGTTATGTTGGGCAGAATTCATACCAAAGCGGCGTGCTTGCAGGGAAACTGATACATTACGGCCAACCACAACCATGCTCCATTTTAGTGGCTCATATTGACGAGGAAATAAGTAATGCGGCTCATCTTTCGAAAAAAGAGCAGGGCCTGAGGGATTATTTTAAACAAAACGACCCTGAAACCCGGTACAACATCGTCGTCATCAGCCTTAACCGGTGTGATCAGGCGCAATTCAGCAGGGAATTGGACGATGTGCTTGGCAAAAACCCCGGTATCCGGAGCATATATATTACAACGTCAAAAGCATACGACATAGCCGGACATCTCGAACAAAAGCAACTCAGCCATATTAAGTTAGTTGGCTATGACCTGTTGCCAAAAAACCTGCATTACCTTAATACGGGTCAGATAAGCTTCCTGATCAATCAAAACCCGAAGGGGCAGGGTTATTGGGGTATTCATCAATTGGCCAACCATCTTGTGTTTAAAAAAGAAACGGCAGAATTAAAATATCTGCCGCTCGATATTGTGACCAAAGAAAACGCTTCGTACTACACCCGGCCCGAAGTTATCTACGGTAACCACGTTCAGGCAGTATAG
- a CDS encoding putative periplasmic lipoprotein: MRKTLYLFTVVALLAACKSGTPTSGSTAAKADSVVMPYKASYSSSFAISDNSKNEQAVLQSYKDWEDGKLGNAAAYFADTIAFDFSNGARHKMARDSFVKFSQKFRDSLSSSKIDMISVVNLHATDKNEDWVSVWYKQTDTHKDGKIDSSLYNDVNHMKGGKIDYWTSLRQALKPAK, translated from the coding sequence ATGAGAAAGACCCTGTATTTATTTACAGTGGTTGCCTTGCTGGCAGCCTGTAAAAGCGGCACCCCCACTTCCGGTTCCACAGCCGCTAAAGCCGATTCGGTAGTAATGCCTTATAAAGCGTCTTATTCTTCTTCATTCGCAATTTCCGACAATTCCAAAAATGAACAGGCCGTATTGCAATCCTACAAGGATTGGGAAGACGGCAAGCTGGGCAATGCAGCTGCTTATTTTGCTGACACGATCGCTTTTGATTTTTCTAATGGTGCGCGTCACAAAATGGCACGGGATAGTTTTGTGAAATTTTCCCAAAAATTCAGGGATAGTTTAAGCAGTTCAAAGATTGACATGATCTCGGTTGTCAATCTTCACGCGACCGACAAAAACGAGGACTGGGTAAGCGTTTGGTACAAACAAACCGATACCCACAAAGATGGAAAGATCGATTCATCGCTCTATAACGACGTTAATCACATGAAGGGCGGGAAAATTGATTATTGGACATCGCTGCGCCAGGCATTGAAGCCAGCAAAATAG
- a CDS encoding OsmC family protein, with translation MNASELKDLQAPIKEKYKADPSAAMITLKAEGNIGEGISCKVDTGKAMVEAGLHPATGGNGMLACSGDMLLEALVACAGVTLSAVATAIGVDIRSGLVRAEGDLDFRGTLGVSKEASVGFRQIRLSFQLDTDANDEQMASLEKLTERYCVVYQTIAGGTRIDKSFSKI, from the coding sequence ATGAACGCTTCTGAATTAAAAGACCTGCAGGCGCCGATAAAAGAAAAATACAAAGCCGATCCCTCTGCAGCGATGATCACTTTAAAAGCCGAAGGCAATATCGGCGAGGGTATATCCTGCAAGGTGGATACTGGAAAGGCAATGGTCGAGGCCGGGCTTCATCCCGCAACCGGGGGCAATGGCATGTTGGCCTGCTCGGGTGATATGCTCCTGGAAGCGCTGGTGGCCTGTGCCGGTGTAACACTTAGCGCGGTAGCTACAGCTATTGGGGTAGACATAAGAAGCGGCTTGGTCAGAGCGGAGGGCGACCTTGATTTCCGGGGAACGCTGGGTGTCTCAAAAGAGGCATCTGTGGGCTTCAGGCAAATAAGACTCAGCTTTCAGCTGGATACTGATGCTAATGACGAACAAATGGCCAGCCTGGAAAAACTTACCGAAAGATATTGCGTGGTGTACCAAACTATTGCTGGCGGGACGCGGATAGATAAAAGTTTTTCCAAAATTTGA
- a CDS encoding DUF6252 family protein — protein sequence MMKVLIAGSCAAAFSGCKKDNIQPDNFLIYKIDEGPLVSVEGEADYFYDDNSIMVTNGSGGNDLYIFIDTNIRVGAYPIGNLSSGIGATYYDSRSRSFNSDTGLIVIKEYDDNHIAGTFHFTATDGNTTKKNNRRAVFGEIILSLVFNGYYLR from the coding sequence ATGATGAAAGTACTGATTGCAGGCAGTTGTGCAGCGGCATTCAGCGGATGCAAAAAAGACAACATTCAGCCCGACAATTTTCTTATCTATAAAATAGATGAGGGCCCTTTAGTATCTGTAGAGGGAGAAGCTGATTATTTTTATGACGATAACAGTATTATGGTTACAAACGGCAGCGGCGGCAACGACCTTTATATTTTTATCGACACCAATATACGGGTAGGCGCCTACCCTATCGGGAACCTTAGTTCGGGTATCGGGGCTACTTACTATGATAGCCGATCAAGATCTTTTAATAGCGATACCGGGCTTATTGTTATTAAAGAGTATGATGATAATCACATTGCGGGTACTTTCCATTTTACTGCTACGGATGGAAACACCACAAAAAAAAATAACCGAAGGGCAGTTTTCGGCGAAATTATCTTATCTCTCGTTTTCAACGGATACTACCTGCGATGA
- a CDS encoding glycoside hydrolase family 172 protein, whose amino-acid sequence MSLFSRFSQLMPAVFALLSAGSLSAQELYTMPQGIRSRVSSFENLNGVKGAGGQTNKTAKGNAFESLAAGQTKSLLNISSAGIIQRMWVTVNDRSPAMLRALRLRMYWDGSDKPAVDVPLGDFFCAGLGRPVAFQSALFSDPEGRSFNSYVPMPFKTGAKVTLTNESKSDLSLLFFDIDYIIMDKPQPGMLYFHACWNRAIRSTLGKDFELLPRVNGRGRFLGVNVGVNVDAAYGHTWWGEGEVKMYIDGDTTYPTINGTGAEDYIGTGWGEGAFTNQYQGCSVADTTKNQYAFYRFHIPDAIYFNHDFKATIQEIGGGSDTEVKSLAARGVPLTPVSVAGYVNGFTRLMDNPVALTDSKFPKGWINFYRIDDYSATAYFYLDKPVSNLKPLAPVEERVK is encoded by the coding sequence ATGAGCCTATTTAGTCGTTTTTCGCAGCTTATGCCGGCCGTATTTGCTTTGCTGTCTGCAGGCAGTCTTTCAGCGCAGGAATTATATACCATGCCGCAAGGCATACGATCGCGTGTCAGTAGTTTTGAGAACCTGAACGGTGTTAAAGGCGCAGGTGGGCAAACCAACAAAACGGCTAAAGGCAATGCTTTTGAATCGCTGGCGGCGGGGCAAACCAAAAGTTTGCTCAACATAAGTTCCGCCGGCATCATTCAGCGGATGTGGGTTACGGTTAACGATCGCTCGCCGGCCATGCTGCGAGCGCTGCGTTTACGTATGTATTGGGATGGTTCGGATAAGCCTGCCGTTGACGTGCCCTTAGGCGATTTCTTTTGTGCCGGACTGGGCAGGCCTGTGGCGTTCCAGTCGGCCTTATTCAGCGATCCGGAGGGCCGCAGTTTTAACAGTTATGTCCCCATGCCCTTCAAAACAGGAGCAAAAGTTACCTTGACAAACGAAAGCAAATCGGACTTGTCGCTACTGTTTTTTGATATCGACTACATTATTATGGACAAGCCACAGCCCGGCATGCTTTATTTCCATGCCTGCTGGAACAGGGCCATCAGATCAACTTTGGGAAAAGATTTTGAATTGCTGCCACGGGTGAACGGGAGAGGGCGTTTTCTTGGTGTAAATGTAGGCGTAAATGTCGATGCGGCATACGGCCACACCTGGTGGGGCGAAGGCGAAGTGAAAATGTATATTGACGGAGATACCACTTACCCAACCATTAACGGCACCGGCGCTGAAGATTACATTGGTACCGGTTGGGGCGAAGGGGCCTTTACAAACCAATACCAGGGCTGCAGCGTTGCCGATACCACCAAAAATCAATATGCTTTTTACCGCTTCCATATCCCGGATGCTATTTATTTTAACCATGATTTTAAAGCCACCATACAGGAGATAGGCGGAGGGAGTGATACGGAAGTAAAAAGCCTGGCGGCCAGGGGAGTACCCCTAACCCCGGTTTCGGTGGCAGGCTACGTTAACGGCTTTACCCGTTTAATGGATAACCCGGTAGCACTTACGGACAGCAAATTTCCGAAGGGCTGGATAAACTTTTATCGCATAGACGATTATTCAGCCACGGCTTATTTTTATTTGGATAAACCTGTAAGTAATTTAAAACCCCTGGCGCCCGTGGAAGAGCGGGTGAAATAA
- a CDS encoding DUF4287 domain-containing protein, with protein sequence MSFQGYLKTIKSKTGKDAAGFRKMAEEKGFTQNGELKASTKAGDIVQWLKDDFELGHGHAMAIYALLKGIKNEDSD encoded by the coding sequence ATGTCGTTCCAGGGATATTTAAAAACCATCAAATCAAAAACTGGCAAAGATGCCGCTGGCTTCCGGAAAATGGCCGAAGAAAAGGGCTTTACTCAAAACGGGGAGTTAAAGGCATCCACAAAGGCAGGCGATATTGTACAATGGCTGAAAGACGACTTTGAACTTGGTCATGGGCATGCTATGGCTATTTATGCCTTGCTGAAAGGTATAAAAAACGAGGATAGCGACTAA
- a CDS encoding DUF1684 domain-containing protein gives MKYLLGLLLLTSLNCFAQDYKDQITEYRKKYMDDFLTDQNSPLKKDDLQFLRFYDADSTYRVTAHEEILLNEPGFIMPVFSGRGREYVRYATLKFTLKGKSLQLTVYRNVNLAKIAEYKDYLFLPFTDDTNGSETYAGGRYIDLREGDFKGNTVVIDFNKAYNPYCAFSGGYACPKPPDENHLTIAIEAGEKQFAGEKKH, from the coding sequence ATGAAATATTTGCTCGGATTGCTTTTATTGACAAGCCTGAACTGCTTTGCACAAGACTACAAAGACCAGATAACCGAATACCGGAAAAAGTACATGGACGACTTTCTGACCGACCAAAATTCGCCGCTAAAAAAGGACGATCTGCAATTTCTCCGGTTTTACGACGCCGACAGCACCTACCGTGTTACCGCACATGAAGAGATATTATTGAACGAACCGGGATTCATTATGCCCGTATTTAGCGGTAGGGGCCGCGAATATGTACGATATGCCACTTTAAAATTCACGCTTAAAGGCAAATCGCTGCAATTGACCGTATACCGCAATGTAAACCTTGCGAAAATAGCCGAATACAAAGACTACTTGTTCCTGCCTTTTACCGATGATACCAATGGTAGCGAAACGTATGCAGGCGGCAGGTATATCGACCTTCGGGAGGGCGATTTTAAAGGCAATACCGTAGTGATCGATTTTAACAAAGCTTACAACCCGTACTGCGCTTTCAGCGGTGGATATGCCTGTCCAAAACCACCTGATGAAAATCACTTAACCATAGCAATTGAGGCAGGCGAAAAACAGTTTGCCGGGGAAAAGAAACATTAA
- a CDS encoding OmpA family protein, which produces MKFLRSAFTPVIILSVLITLSACHAKKKVMQPPPPPADTTAKPTPPPPPAPEPAPAPAPTPPPAPNYNFSNIQFEFDSGILKTESYPILDKAAAEMKKDPSVKFKLSGYASAEGTDEHNMQLSKDRANAVKAYLVNSGVSVNNLDADGYGEANPIADNTTEAGRVLNRRVEMKKE; this is translated from the coding sequence ATGAAATTTTTAAGATCAGCTTTCACACCTGTTATTATCTTATCCGTTTTGATCACACTTTCGGCGTGCCACGCCAAAAAGAAAGTGATGCAGCCGCCACCGCCGCCGGCAGATACTACTGCCAAACCAACTCCGCCACCACCACCGGCACCGGAACCAGCGCCCGCACCGGCACCAACTCCGCCGCCTGCGCCAAACTATAATTTCAGCAATATCCAATTCGAGTTCGACTCGGGGATATTAAAGACAGAATCATACCCGATATTGGATAAAGCCGCCGCAGAAATGAAAAAAGACCCTTCAGTTAAATTTAAACTAAGTGGTTATGCTTCTGCCGAAGGTACGGATGAGCACAATATGCAATTGTCAAAAGACCGGGCCAATGCTGTTAAGGCTTACCTGGTCAATTCAGGAGTAAGCGTTAATAACTTAGACGCCGACGGCTATGGCGAGGCAAATCCTATCGCCGATAATACGACAGAGGCAGGCAGGGTATTAAACCGCCGCGTCGAAATGAAAAAAGAATAA
- a CDS encoding TonB-dependent receptor — protein MQKFYIALAALICFALKSSAQQDSKLIDVDFKKATITQMTGELKVKTGYTFYYDPVQFDSLRVTLAIARKTLSFVLEKAFEGTPYHYIITAGREVILTRGAKITTSLPSGYFDNTVETTTANAQSSVSPYPEDNNNTAGASAENKIYEIGARTNKIRPGNVTLSGYIRSRKTGEGINGASIYDPETKTGMATDKNGYYTLSLPRGQQTLLIKGLGMQDTRRRVILYSGGRLDIGLQEKVTSLKEVTVSAEKVANVRNTTMGVNKLDIRSIKQIPSAFGEADVLRVVLTLPGVQSVGEATTGFNVRGGSADQNLILLNDATIYNPSHFFGFFSAFDPDIVSNIELYKSTIPERFGGRLSSVLDVTDREGNKKKYTGSAGIGLITSRVNIEGPIVKDKTSFIFGGRTTYSDWLLKSLPQEYKNSSASFYDLNLSISHQIGKSDNLYVTGYFSNDKFRLNSDTAYGYSNRNANIKWKHNFNPKLFGTLTAGIDDYQYSIASTSNAVNAYKLNFSVKQTNLKADFSYFLNPRNTLDFGLSSIYYNLNPGDNEPNSSQSQVTPFRVPLEKALESALYIGDKYDITQDLSVSAGLRYSLYAYLGPQTVDHYQPNSPKNAANVQDSTIYRNNQVINTYKGPEIRVSMRYTLDDNTSVKASYNTLRQYIHLLSNTTAISPTDVYKLSDPNIKPQFGQQVSLGLYRNIKQNSIETSIEVYYKKIGHYLDYKSGAVLLLNPHIERDVINTEGKAYGVEFMVRKTEGNLNGWISYTYSRTFLKQDDPNAGETINRGEFYPANYDKPNDFNFTGNYRFSRRFSISLNVIYSTGRPITYPITEYYYGGSVRVLYSDRNAYRIPDYFRSDFSMNIEGNHKIHQRFHNSWTFGVYNLTGRANAYSTYFAQQGGVINGYQLSIFARPIPFVNYNIRF, from the coding sequence ATGCAGAAATTTTACATCGCACTTGCTGCCCTTATCTGTTTCGCGCTTAAATCAAGTGCGCAGCAGGACAGCAAGTTAATAGATGTGGATTTTAAGAAGGCGACTATCACGCAAATGACTGGGGAACTGAAAGTAAAGACAGGTTACACGTTTTATTACGATCCCGTCCAATTTGATAGTTTAAGGGTAACGCTCGCCATTGCCCGGAAAACTTTGAGTTTCGTACTTGAAAAGGCATTCGAGGGGACACCATATCACTATATTATAACTGCCGGCAGGGAAGTTATCCTGACGCGGGGTGCAAAAATAACCACTTCGCTTCCGTCCGGGTATTTTGATAACACCGTGGAAACCACAACAGCCAATGCACAAAGCAGTGTGTCCCCTTACCCCGAGGATAACAATAACACCGCAGGGGCCAGTGCCGAAAATAAGATATACGAGATAGGAGCGCGGACCAATAAGATAAGGCCGGGCAACGTCACCTTGTCGGGTTATATACGCAGCCGCAAAACAGGCGAAGGGATAAACGGTGCAAGCATTTATGATCCGGAAACGAAAACCGGCATGGCGACTGATAAAAATGGGTATTATACGCTTTCACTTCCGCGTGGTCAGCAAACACTTTTGATAAAGGGCCTGGGTATGCAGGATACGCGACGCAGGGTCATCCTTTATTCGGGCGGGCGGTTGGATATCGGCTTGCAGGAAAAAGTGACATCATTGAAAGAGGTGACCGTGTCTGCCGAAAAAGTTGCAAACGTGCGCAATACCACTATGGGTGTAAATAAATTGGATATCCGCAGTATCAAACAAATACCATCGGCGTTTGGCGAAGCTGATGTTTTGCGGGTGGTTTTGACTTTGCCCGGCGTGCAAAGCGTAGGAGAGGCCACAACCGGCTTCAACGTTCGAGGCGGCTCGGCCGATCAGAACCTGATCCTGCTGAACGACGCAACCATTTATAACCCTTCACATTTTTTTGGTTTCTTTTCCGCATTCGACCCCGACATCGTAAGCAATATCGAATTGTATAAAAGCACCATTCCCGAACGGTTTGGCGGTCGCCTGTCATCGGTATTGGATGTGACTGACCGCGAAGGCAATAAGAAGAAATATACCGGTTCGGCAGGGATCGGTCTGATAACCAGCCGGGTGAATATTGAAGGGCCCATTGTAAAGGATAAAACATCTTTCATTTTTGGGGGACGGACAACTTACTCCGATTGGCTGCTGAAATCCCTTCCCCAGGAATATAAAAACAGCTCGGCCTCGTTCTATGACCTTAACTTGAGCATAAGTCATCAAATAGGTAAAAGCGATAATTTGTACGTAACCGGGTACTTCAGTAATGATAAATTCAGGCTGAACAGCGATACCGCCTACGGTTACAGCAACCGTAACGCAAATATCAAATGGAAGCACAATTTCAACCCGAAATTGTTCGGTACGCTCACCGCCGGCATCGATGATTATCAATACAGCATCGCCAGTACATCCAATGCTGTAAATGCATATAAACTGAACTTCTCCGTAAAGCAAACTAACCTGAAAGCAGATTTTAGTTATTTTCTGAACCCCCGGAACACCCTTGACTTTGGTTTGAGTTCGATCTATTATAATCTCAATCCGGGTGATAACGAACCGAATAGTTCACAGTCGCAGGTTACGCCGTTCCGGGTGCCACTGGAGAAGGCGCTTGAAAGTGCCCTGTACATAGGAGATAAATATGATATAACCCAGGATCTTTCTGTTAGCGCGGGCCTGCGGTATTCGCTTTACGCCTATCTCGGACCACAGACGGTAGATCATTATCAACCCAATTCACCTAAAAATGCTGCCAATGTTCAGGATAGTACAATATACAGGAACAACCAGGTTATCAATACCTATAAAGGTCCCGAGATAAGGGTGTCGATGCGTTATACCCTGGATGATAATACGTCGGTAAAAGCGTCATATAATACACTAAGACAATATATCCATCTTTTATCTAATACAACCGCTATTTCCCCGACCGATGTTTATAAGTTAAGCGATCCTAATATCAAACCGCAGTTTGGTCAGCAGGTCTCCCTTGGACTGTACAGGAATATTAAACAGAACAGTATCGAAACATCAATTGAGGTCTATTACAAAAAGATCGGCCATTACCTCGATTATAAAAGCGGCGCAGTGCTCCTGCTGAACCCGCACATCGAGCGCGATGTGATCAATACGGAAGGCAAGGCTTACGGCGTTGAATTCATGGTCCGTAAAACGGAAGGCAACCTGAACGGGTGGATAAGTTACACTTATTCGCGTACCTTCCTTAAACAGGACGACCCCAACGCGGGTGAAACCATTAACAGGGGCGAATTTTATCCTGCCAATTATGATAAGCCGAATGACTTTAATTTTACAGGTAATTATCGCTTCAGCCGTCGTTTCAGCATTTCCCTCAATGTGATCTATAGTACAGGCAGACCCATTACTTATCCCATTACCGAATATTATTACGGCGGGTCGGTAAGGGTGCTTTATTCGGACAGGAACGCATACAGGATACCCGATTATTTCAGGTCCGATTTTTCAATGAATATCGAAGGTAATCACAAAATACATCAGCGGTTTCACAACTCGTGGACGTTTGGGGTATATAATCTTACCGGCCGGGCAAATGCTTATTCAACATACTTTGCACAGCAGGGCGGCGTCATCAACGGCTACCAGCTATCGATATTTGCCAGGCCCATACCTTTTGTAAATTATAATATCAGGTTTTAA
- a CDS encoding DUF4249 domain-containing protein gives MSKWPILIFAALLAVSCKKAFEPKDALTNTNRYLVIEGAINTGPDSTFITLSRTKKYGPGIQIDRETNAQLIVESDANNTYSLYEVRPGVYSAAPLNLNDAHKYRLHIKTADGKEYLSDYVIVKNSPPIDSVGFSQETDGVHIYVNTHDDASSTKYYRWEYTETWQFQSFFKSYMLGDEPRHVCYATDTSTAILLANSNKLSSDLIYQAPIAFIPGTSEKIEARYTIIVKQYALTADAYDFWLGLQKNTDRLGSIFDAQPSVNQSNFYCVTDPHEFVVGYLSAGRAATKRIFISASQLLSSYQVKYPVGCKLDSAFYYHEPFYTDPKVLGPEAGTIPIEPFYIAPLGPFGAPNFITYSTTTCVDCTIRGKTEPPPYWR, from the coding sequence ATGTCGAAGTGGCCGATTTTAATATTTGCAGCCTTATTGGCGGTTAGCTGCAAAAAGGCATTTGAGCCTAAAGATGCCCTAACCAATACCAACAGGTACCTGGTTATAGAAGGTGCAATTAACACCGGACCCGATTCGACTTTTATCACATTGAGCCGTACAAAAAAATATGGCCCGGGTATCCAGATAGACAGGGAAACAAACGCGCAGTTAATTGTTGAAAGCGACGCCAACAATACTTATTCCCTATATGAAGTAAGGCCGGGCGTTTATTCGGCTGCACCGCTAAATCTTAACGATGCGCATAAATACCGGCTGCATATTAAAACTGCCGACGGTAAAGAATATCTTTCTGACTATGTGATTGTAAAGAATTCGCCCCCTATAGACAGTGTAGGTTTTTCGCAGGAAACAGACGGAGTACATATTTATGTTAACACGCACGATGATGCCAGCAGCACGAAATATTATCGCTGGGAGTATACGGAAACCTGGCAATTTCAAAGCTTTTTTAAATCCTACATGTTAGGCGACGAACCGCGCCATGTTTGCTATGCGACCGACACATCAACTGCCATTCTACTGGCAAACTCGAACAAGCTTTCAAGCGACCTTATATACCAGGCCCCTATAGCTTTTATACCGGGAACTTCGGAAAAAATAGAAGCGAGATATACCATAATCGTCAAACAATATGCACTTACAGCCGACGCTTACGATTTTTGGCTGGGTTTACAAAAAAATACCGACAGGCTGGGCAGCATATTTGACGCACAGCCGTCAGTAAACCAAAGTAATTTTTATTGCGTTACCGATCCGCACGAATTTGTTGTGGGCTACTTAAGTGCAGGTCGTGCAGCTACCAAACGAATATTTATTTCAGCCAGCCAGTTATTAAGCAGCTACCAGGTAAAATACCCGGTTGGTTGTAAGCTTGATAGTGCCTTTTATTATCATGAACCTTTTTACACAGACCCAAAAGTACTCGGCCCGGAAGCCGGAACTATACCAATCGAACCCTTTTACATTGCACCCCTTGGGCCTTTTGGAGCTCCCAACTTTATAACCTATTCAACAACTACGTGTGTCGATTGCACCATACGCGGAAAAACCGAACCGCCGCCTTATTGGAGATAA